Part of the Rhizophagus irregularis chromosome 4, complete sequence genome is shown below.
TAGGGTTTCTGGGTTCTGGGTTCCATTTGCAGACCTTTATTTCTGCATCTATTACATgctgaaatttattaactattagtCTGGTATTATAAGGTTCTTCTATTGGACTAATATATCTTAAAAGTATAATAGGTATACTAactttaaaaatcaatttgtaGGAAGGAGTTTTAATTGTTAAAGTGTTTAAGAATTCTATAGGTTAAAGATTTTGATAAactaaatctttatttttaattgaatctGCTAATAAGAATTCTTTAgcttttttaggaaaaatattaaaacattatttttgttataaatattgctttatttataaaatattgttcaatttaaatattgtattttattatttttggttattgaaaataaattgtatttattataaaagtattattagaattttaaaaactgtatttttattaatatgtattgtaatattgttatatAGTATTGGAATATATAGTATTgttaaaagttaaatattgAATTGTGATTTGCataagaattttcttttgaaaatttgcGTAATGTCACGTGATAGAGTTTTgctgaattaaataaatctttaattccggccggaattaattGATCTGCacaataatttcctttttgggaaattttgtgtaacccaaaactttattttttgttagaaacaaaatttccttttttggaaatttgtgtaacatcacgtgatatatttGGCTCCCATCGGTTGGCTGGCTTGGTTCGGCTTGTTTATGCGCATTTACATACCTTTATCACGTATACATGTCACTACATGCACTAACACGAAAGTATACGTGTATGAATGCCCTTTAAGCCGATACGGTTTGGCTCGGTTTGGCTTGAATGCCCTTTAAGTGGCTTGATTTCGCTTGATTGATCCTTTAAGCCGATATACTTTGCCATGATGTTGGCTTAGGTTGGCTTGAAGTTTGGCTTGGCTTGGCTTGGCTTGATCGGCTTGGCTTGGCTTAAAGGTCTGAACCCGTGATCTTGCGAAATATGTCaatgtaaatatgtaaaaaaatatccttGGATTCGAACCCGTGTCTCGTGACTTcatcaaaaaagtaaaaaaaaaatgtaaaaaaaaaaatcatcccCCGGATTCGAACCACTGTGTCTCACCTTCAATCTTGTTAGTGACAGAGACTGCACAAATATACATGAAAAATCAGTGAAAAATCAGTGATACAGGGGGATGCGACGCGATCTTCACACCTTCCCCGTGACCAATCACATGCCTTCAATTTAATTAGTGACAGAGAATTGCCAAATATATATAGTGGTGATATAGTGGTGATATAGTGGTGATAAATAGCCTGCTAAAAATGTactatttaatagtaatttgaaattttatagtaaCAATGGCACTCAATGTAGGATAATCAAAATCCCATATTACAATCAATAGTGAAATAAATACTTCCAGTTATGAagtataacaaatattattatttgaaatattgtgaaaatataaaattagttttgatttttatacaaTTGGAAGTCAGTTTacttatcaaaaattatattttaattgaaaatattaatgtacAGCCCATGCATGGTGATTCAAACTGAATGTagttcaataaataatattacaaaatttaggataaattttaaatatttacatttgaAACTTTACCACATTGAAGAAGTGTTTCTAAAGAATTCTCAAAATacctttattaagaaattattaatctgTTATTACTTTAATGGCCAAAGTATTTTACCCtctataaaagaatatattatgaaaaagaaaagggttAAGTATTTGgctattaaaaagtttaattttgcGAAAACTTATGATTGATGAATTGTTTTGATTTTAAGGATGAAGTGAAGAGATTTGGGTTGTATGATATTAAAGTGCAAAATTTTGATAGATTAAAGATTACCGCgtatgattatattataattaatcattaagTAGTATTTTATATGAAGTATATAAAGTTGATActgaatttcataaaaaattttttgtcacaataaaatttttagaatattgttaaattattaatcagaagtataaatattgataagattttttaaacgCGTTAATggttattctttttttgtggaaataaaattaatctctttcgtacaaaaaatttatttatatgaagaTTGTAGACtgataatattgtaattatagGCTTATATGATCTTTTATTTTGATCACCCAAATTAGTCATTGTAGCTTAAAGATTTTGAGCTTCTTCgtcatattaattataattccttaatttcaaaaatgaagagttaaaataaaattattaaaaattcattttgttaattatttcacgcagacaattaaaaaattggaagtTAAAAACACCCGATCATCAAAAGTTTGATGACCTAACTTAAATTAGAAGTAAAATGATCGACGGTTACCTTTGGCGTTCAGTGataccatattttttttaaaaaaacaaaaatatttataaatatttataaatagacaaaaaaaaaaattatttataaatatgtaaatagttgaaacaaaaaaaaatatttcctattttttttcaattttcgaaaagcaaaatttaaattccgcagtaataatttttttcgtaccCAACAATGTCTTATAACACCGAACTTGTTAGCAATTTAAATGATTGGAATAAATGGATTGAAGAAGCGATTtctaaaaaacttattaagtATTATGAGTATgaccaattttataatattcaagaaattggttCCGGTGGTTTTGGAAAAGTTTGTCGTGCTAATTGGAAGAATTCTCATAAGCGTTAtgcaataaaatctttttttaatattaatgatgctACAGTCAAAGCATTAGTTCGTGAGGTAAATTATAATGTCgaacatttttcattattattataaatatttaagttttttaatatttattaactagATTCAACTTCAACGTGAAgttgattttcatgataatgttattcatttttatgGCGTCACAACTTCCATTAAGGGTATgatatattctaatattatttatttcatataataattaattgattaataaaaatttttttttttaaagaaaaccaaataaaagaatattcgTTAGTGTTAGAATATGCGGAAAATGGTACCCTCCGAAAATATTTGaaggaaaattttgaaaatctaaCTTGGGACAAGAAATATAATCTCGCATTTCAATTGGTTTATGCAGTATCATGTTTGCATGATGAAGGGATCGTGCACCGTGATTTGGtagatattttacaatttattatgtgttatatttttaatgattctcttattttaacgttaatttaatattgatagCACTCCAATAACGTGTTAGTCCATCAGAATACTATTAAGCTAGCAGATTTTGgcttatcaaaaagaattgagGAAACATCTAACTCTCATTCGAGAACATTTGGATTAATTCCTTACACTGATCCAAAAAGCTTTAATAGTAGTACAacagaattatatttattaaataagaaaagtGATGTTTATAGCATTGGAGTATTGCTATGGGAGATATCTAGTGGTCAGCCTCCTTTTCAAGGTAGACCGCATGATGTTGGTTTGGCTCTAGGTATTTTACAAGGCCTCAGAGAGACACCTATTCCCAATACGTctatagattatataaaaatttataccgGTAAATACAATTTAACTATGACTTATAAACAATGTTgtttaattactaattaatgacgttcttttttgtagattgtTGGAATATTGAACCTGATAATCGTCCAACTATTAATCAAGTAGTTGATGAATTAAAAgtacttataataaaagaaaacataaatataaaGGATTTTCATTTATATGATGATCACAAACTACCTGATTTAGATGTTAAAATTTCTGAAAGTACTAATTCATTAAATGTAGAATTATCTCaacttattcaaaattttaatgtaatgaatacaaaagaaatagaaccttcaatatcatcaattaaccaatttgatgataactttaatataatagttaataatgtgttcaatttttttgttaattttaatgataatgtaGGAAAACAAAAGACCTTAAGTTATCTTAATGAACAAAATATAACTTTGCAagagattaataatttattattgaatgatCAAAATAACTCAAATTCTATTTACTTACTtggaaaatttaatgaattaggAATTGGGATTAGTGTTAATAAGCAAAAAGCATTTaagttatatcaaaaagcagcagatttaggaaatgtaTTAGGAATACATGATTTAGggtattgttataaaaatggaattggaacttaTATTGATacgaaaaaagcatttgaattatatcaaaaggctgcaGATTTAGGACATGCAACTGGAATTAGTAATTTAGGACTTTGTTATTGCAAGGGAATTGGAATTGATACTGATAAGAAAAAaggatttgaattatatcaaaaggcagcagatttaggaaattcatttggaataaataatttaggtaattgttataaatatggAATTGAAACTGATATTGAtgagaaaaaagcatttgaattatatcaaaaggcagcagatttaggaaattcatttggaataattaatttaggtAATTGTTATGcatatggaattggaactgatattgataagaaaaaagcaCTTGaattattccaaaaatttGCAGATTTAAAGAAGTAATTAATGTacctaaatatatattttagtacattaaataaaaatttttcattatatttgatagtTACTTagaacttattattattttgctaGGCTAATATTGTACTTTTGTATAATAAGTCATATAAGCTTTATGTTACTAATTTTcctttataaactttataaattttatattacattctaTATTTGCTCTTTAGATGTTAATGCAATACATATTGTcattagttatttattatattcctatatttattaattttgttatattatagcaagatttttaaaaaaatctagcTTGAgagtaaataataaaggatAACCAAGTTTTGAACTTCAATTATTTTCCACaaggtaaaattaaattctacaTTAAATAAACTAGGTTTAACAGGTAACTATGTCAAGTAATGTGAAATTAAAATCAGTATAGTAATACACCTAATAATAAgacttcataatttttattaaaattccttttaaaattcaaatgttgatcaaattttttatttaactaataaattcaCTCATTATTCCAAGACTTCAAAACTATAGAACTATTTATCAcgcatattatattaattcaaCAATAGAATAATTGAGTGTTTTATGATGAGGAAACTTGCTTCTGAATTTTTGCTTTGcaaaattatttctactaaaaaatttttttactatatactttattaaaaataaacataatatcTATAAAACCCCGATTTTTACTGGTTACTTTAAATACTTCTCTCCTATTGCCGTTTGTGATCACGTAATGATCGAATACGGCAGGATGCCGAAAACTGCTGACAATTTGTGATTCCAAAGTcgtaattaattgatttatttacagtattatGATAAATGAATCACAGTATTCGAAATTTtctacttttttaaaaaataagaatataataCAACACACAATGCTGATTCCCCTAAAATTTTTCCTAAGAAAAAAGTTAACTTCGTTCTTTGAACTTGGTTATGAACTCTTTCTTGTCGAGAAAAGATTCAtcttctatttattatttattttataagaattttaatatatatgaataaaattatttttcttcccgaaaatttttattgagggatctattttttcatttcatgaaatcttttaaaaaaaatttaaaacatttattattgcttatttcaagaaaattataaaatgttcacttaagaaataaagaaataaacgATTTAAATGAGCAcaattatgttatttttttatttttttttaaagttcaaaTAAACTCAACTTTAAATCCttttaaataagtataaattttattctacgtagtttttaataatatctcaagcataaattactttttttttaagtttatggtacccttttattattttacggTATGcgcatattttattttacggAGATAACAATTAAAGAGATCGTAGTATTTACTACGTTGACAACTAATATTGAACTTATAAAAgatttaacattaataaaattttctttaaaatatttattttcgaGAGTATATAATTCATGTCCAATAATTTATAagataattttcattttgttagcaaaattactattaattaaaCGAATTATGGAAGGAGAAGCAAAAAGTTGGTACAACTCAAATCTATAAATTGACATTTTACCGTGATACCGTTATCGGTTATATAAATTCAACCGACACTATCAATATAGAGTAGATTAGATCACTTTAACTCTACACTAAagataaagtaaattataatcgAAATGATTTCAAGAAACTTGTGCTTCTTGACTATACCCATCTTTATTTGCACAATATTTAAGCATGAAGCTACTGATGAAGGTTCAAAAACAGCTGCAGGTGTAAATGGTATACTGTAAAGTCTGAAACTTTCTAAATTACACATAATAAGTAATgactttataattaaattttgtgaaaatgatgaaacaataattaattgaatttaattaattttcgttttagaaaacattttttcgtcctatttaaataattattacgtGTGTGTATTTTCTTAATACGTcgtaatttcttaattttcaacaaaaatccTTTTTATTCTCTTCATGAGAAGTAATGTGTCAcgtgaaatataataaaaacaatcaaTCATGTAAAACAAGGACATTACTGaatctattaaaatagaatACACATAcctgccctataaaaaaattggatacgttttttataaagtttttatacgattttttttccttagaaataacgtatcataataggatacggaaaaatgcacaattccgtatcaccaaaaatatggtttggatacggaatttgcacgggatttatatggaatttacatgatttgatcactgattttatcacgaaatttatacgatttggtcactgaatttactatttgtattacagtttactataattgtatttacataaatctaatttcactttattaaattaaataaaaaataaaaaataaacaaagtacaaatacattatgaaaattccctctttattaaaaccacctattgcaacctaaattatctataagttcaggttcatttgtagtcaaacaacctaaaagaacagaaaaaaagattggaaacaaaaccccccatctgcaatcgtccaagtcaccaaatgtcagcattcctacaaaaaaagaaagagaactccagaatgtctgacctacataaaagaaaagaattatgaggcgtctaatgaaaaagaaaccaaaacaacaaaataaatccaaaactgacctacaaaaaaagaagactctgaagcaacaaaactgaaacaacctacaaaaagaaaagaatctgaacccaacatacaaaaaaacaaaaaaatttgaactgacctaaaaaaagaaaaaaatcctgaatcatcctacaaaaagaaaaggactcccaaactgatctacaaaaaaaaaaaaaaagaaactgaatattctcacaaaaaaaatctgctggcctatgaaattaaatccaaaaaaaaatatttttttaaaaagaggaataacgaagttaggaaagttaaaaaaaaatttttttttaaagggaggacgtcaaagttagaaaaataaaaatttttttataaagaggaaatagaaatagaaagaagaaatttttttttaaaaaaaaagaagagtgggaataaaagaaaaaattttttttcaaaggagagtgacgaaaaaaaaaatttttaaagtgaggtacgaaaaaaaaattatttttaaaaggggtgacgaaaaaaaaaattatttttaaaaggggtgacgaagaaagaagaaaaatttagaaaaaataacaaaaataagacaagagaaagagaaaggaaaagaaagacagaaaggaagatcggaagatcaaactcatcaaagtaagggtttatataaaaaaacaaaaaacgtatcataacaaaacaataaacaatcatgtgatctcgtgttatgatacgggatttttgtaaaattatcttctaaaaatattaagtttaaaaattccgtatacattccgcatgattaattttttccgtatacatttcttatacattagttttttaaaaaaatgttcaaaaatgaattacttattaaatatacggaatttgtatacggaatctatagaaacgtacataaaatgtatacaaaacgtatcctttccgtatacatattttttatagggctgcaataaatattacataaatttggaataagaatttttttgaaggccgatgtatttttatttaattaaacattttctGAATTTAGGTCATGTAATTAACTATTTTTGTGGTAAAATAAAGCGTTAGAAGCCAAATTAGCGAAGCGCATAGAATTATTCGTCTAGTTTTTTTTCAGGTTTATTTACACATAAGagatttataattgaaaatatattattcaaatatctaataatacattataaaattttgatattttatgtgctgctaaaattattttagtttgtTGAGAATTGTCAAGTTTCGGTGACAATGTGGTATATACCGTAAAATCCTTTGAGGtaccatttttttcaaatgttagaaataatttagttGTCATAAAAAATGGTTTGCCGTTGTCTTTAAAATGTCAGTAAATTCTagttttaattacaataaacaCAGAATAGATCAGGCGCAGACATGCCACGTATTTccatgttacacaattcaaatcaATGATAAATGATAAGCGCTATATTAAGAATTGACAGTGTAAAGCGTATCTTTTTTTCCTTgtgaaaaaacaaaatgagTTCTGCCTATAGCTCCAAAATGTCAATAACTTTCCAAATTCGATGCTAGAAGCAAAATTCAATATGGAAAAGGTAGTTCGTCAAAGTACTTTTGACAAATTACGTATTGAAATGATTAAATTGTCCAAtaaccttttattttttaatgattatgtGGCTGTGAATGAtcagataaaagaaataggtCATACTttccttatttatttatttatttattcttttaaaaaaatagaaatcatCTGTTTCCGCATTATTAATTCAAAGTGGCACTGTTTGTTCCGATTGTGGcgcaatgtaaaaaaaaacgtggCAAGAATACTCTCATGCGTCTCTTTTGTTTCACCCTCGTTAATAAAACAACAATTTTGCAAATGATTACggctaaaaaataattattaacatcAAAATCTCGCATTTCCTCATGAATTTTAACATAGCCATGGCACAATATAGAAAAACGTGGCAAAATACTCTTGTACGCCTCCTTTACTTCGCTCgcctttaaataatttggaatatatgttattataaaaaaattttcttatataaatactttgaGAAAGTAGagagaaatttctttaaacgcattaataaataacgaattaaaaattatatataacgCAATAATGAAATTCAAATACTTTTTGTTGATTTTCGTCATTACCATTGTTTTAGCGGGtaaataaatcatcatcttactttattaatattaaagaatcttttaatgaaaatttgataatttaaattcattattgaCTCAGACGCAGCACCGTTTAATTATAAACGGGACGCAGACGCAGCACCGGCAGTTGCATTTAAACGAGACGCAGACGCAGCACCGGGGGTTGGATTTAAACGGGACGCAGACGCAGCACCGGTTGAATATAAACGGGACGCAGACGCAGCACCAACTTTAGACGCTCCAATACCCCCAATCGGGGGCGGACCGCCAACATGATGCGGATGCAGCAACAATTATAAACACATATTAATCGTGATGCAGATacagaataattattatttgctaTATTTACtagatatacagtataatatattgatttcaacaataatatgtatattttgattatcgaCAAATAAAATCTCATGTTTACTTACTAATTACTAGTTGCTAGTAGTGtattttttactcttttttttttaatgatattatcatGTCTGGATTGTCTTCGTTTTTCCTATTGTTCAGAATTCAAAATAACAGGGAAAAAATAATGGACCTACTTTCcctatacaaaattttatacaaaaactccataaaaatgagccttttacgtggaatatagaaaatagatcgactttttatattatgattctattttcaaatatatataagaattttcATATTTGAAGTTTATTAAgcgaaatatttaaataattataggggaatttttttttttttttttttgataaaataataatatttttttttctttaaattagaattacgaaaatttttttaaaaaattgtagaaaattatttgatgaaatCACCTTAAAGTTTATTCATGTTCATATCAAAAACGTTTTGTTAgccataataattattgatttcaCATGCTTTTTcgcaaaatattttgaaaaccGCACAAAATAGTTGCGCCACAATTCTTTATTCGTCGCTTagtaaaactaaaaatataacatattttaaataatattgtcaAGTTTCagtaaactttataataaaataaactctaTATTACAATTTACTTTCAATTAAATCATGCTTTCTTTTACAGACACTACAATGTAAACTTGCATAAGAGTTCATTATAATTACTAGGTTAAATTTTAAGCCATCGTGCCTCATTCAACGGATAGATTGATTATCAggtaaatattgtaatattgtaCTTATTAAACTCTTCATTGAAGTACGATGTAATCATATTAACGTAACATAATACGAACATCATTTCCTGATAGATACTGCACATTACTTTGACAATAATACtagctttatttaaataataatttaacatttgtAAATAGAACAAATTTTGTATCTTCTTTcttaatatatagtaagtaaATTATGACAGAATGATGcaggttaatgaaatttacaaAACAGGCCCTAAAAGCCAAAATTTTTACGCTCTTTAATTATGCCGTAAGGCCAAAGGAATTATGTCTCTT
Proteins encoded:
- a CDS encoding uncharacterized protein (SECRETED:cutsite_ADA-AP; SECRETED:prob_0.9177); SECRETED:SignalP(1-19), which produces MKFKYFLLIFVITIVLADAAPFNYKRDADAAPAVAFKRDADAAPGVGFKRDADAAPVEYKRDADAAPTLDAPIPPIGGGPPT